The nucleotide window GTTGCCACGGGCTGGTGGCAACTGAGACGCCAAAACGCAGCGACAGGCTAGGCAGCTTTATTGCCTCACTGCCTCTGATGACGATTCTGGTGCTCATTTGGCTCTATGTTGAAAAGCAGCCGATGGAGAAGATATCCAATCATGCGTGGTACACATTCTGGTATGTGATACCCACGCTGCCGATGTTCCTTGTATTCCCAGCCCTCTTATCGCGGTTGGGCTTCTGGCCCGCGCTCGGGGCAAGTGCGCTTCTTACTGTCGTCATCTTTGGACTATTCGCAGCTGTGGTTCAGCGGTTTGGGGTGAGCTTGTTCTGATTCGGCCTTAGCCTGTCATAGGCCCTCACCGCTTCCCGATGCCGAGCGGCACAAACCCCATACGCCACAAGCACCTGATCCTGCACCCATGCCTGCCACGCGTCATAGTCTCCAGCGGGCGGGTCAGGGATCTGTGGATTGGCGGCGACTACGTTGCTGTCCAGCTGGCAGCCCTCGACAACGCTGGCCCCATAGAGCTTATTGATGCCCCGATTCGATATGCCGATGGCCGCAACGACAATTGGAGCGCATCACCAGCTGAAACGAGGCACTTGTAAAAGCACAGGATCGCGGTACGCTTTCCAGAGTGGGTGTTTCCATATGAGGACGATGTGCTGCGAAGGATGAACGATACGGCATGGCGCAATGCCAGGCGGAGAACGGGGAAAAAA belongs to Castellaniella sp. and includes:
- a CDS encoding DUF3147 family protein, giving the protein MVATETPKRSDRLGSFIASLPLMTILVLIWLYVEKQPMEKISNHAWYTFWYVIPTLPMFLVFPALLSRLGFWPALGASALLTVVIFGLFAAVVQRFGVSLF